Proteins from a single region of Bdellovibrio svalbardensis:
- a CDS encoding tail fiber domain-containing protein, which produces MNNLVCFSKLKLLIPRSLLAVMLVVAPLNLLAAPAALTYQGRIVKSDGNPLEYSAVGFIFQVTDPTGSCVIYQEQVSGYNMVNSNGIFDVPIGKGTISFPLSGSYTILDAFNNSVVQSCGNCSGYTCSVSSSTYTPVMSDGRLLRVQFYDGVGWKTISPDTAIRSVPFAAYAHAADKLGTNTASDFLLKAGLPTCAAGTFLTWNGTALTCSPAGAGSVTSLTGSAPLSVINGTTTPTISIAKATSTTDGYLSAADWNAFNNKQATGNYITTLTGDVTATGPGSAAASIAKIQGSTVTLTSPQTADYFRYNGTAFVNSPLQASDLTGTISATNLPAFSGDVNSAAGSSILTLSATGTAGTYYKVTTDSKGRVTSGATSLLAADIPNLDWNKITTGKPTTLSGYGITDSLVSNLGGTPGIQTGLDASKPASPSTGTIYFATDSKTIYQYNSSAWVNIASSTGSGGTVSSVGLSLPSIFSVTNSPVTNTGTLTATLATQSASTVLAAPAAGGTPIFRTLNISDIKSKVSGDFFTASGGCPSGQTLTYTSANDTLSCQAYSLTNSQVTAALGYSPATSALNSGQIFVGDATNTAAPVTMNGDAILSNAGALTLASSGVTAGTYKSVTVDAKGRVTSGANPTTLAGYGITDAVKNAGGVGNISAGLDAVKPGTPASGDLFVATDSQKIYRYNGASWDLISSAGGSGGTVTSVATGTGLSGGTITGTGTIAVADTAVAAGSYGSATQVPTFTVNAQGQLTAAGNTAIALPWSAITSGTPTTLAGYGITDSLVSNLGGTPGIKTGTDATKPASPVAGTIYFATDTKTIYQYNAGSWVNIASSTGSGGTVSSVGLSLPSIFSVTNSPVTNTGTLTATLATQSASTVLAAPAAGGTPTFRTLNISDIQSTVAGSFFTASGGCPSGQTLTYTSATDTLSCQAYSLTSSQVTTALGYNPATSALNSGQFFVGDATNTAAPVTMSGDAILSNAGALTLAFSGVTAGTYKSVTVDAKGRVTSGANPTTLTGYGITDSLVSNLGGTPGIQTGLDASKPASPSAGTIYFATDSKTIYQYNSSAWVNIASSTGSGGTVTNVSSANSDIGVASGTSTPVLTLNSASANTASTIVKRDGSGNFAAGAVTLSTSAIFKDTGANTVTIQAPTSIGTSYVLKLPANVASVAGQVLTASDTSGTLAWSTPSTPSLADGKIWVGQTGTATAVTPSGDLSTTNAGVFTVGGIKGKTVSAAPTIAGQVLRYDGTNWTPNFISMLDLRSTITGTTALASACTASQTLTYNSVGDNLTCSNIAIADSQITYGSQAAKTFLAAPTGAAGAPTYRTIASTDLPTTGATGLYMNGGNSFGAAATLGTNDSNTLGFKTNNSTRMTIDTSGNVGVGTASPQKFFDVRGDSIFYSSNTPYSEGTNLFYTSNAANGGGYNLHLGAVGAAPAAGTLKAAMRVRGTNGNFWIDNYYGSTDHTLLEGDNTNNNLWLVPSTGKVGIGTTSPGAALDVKGAIRMSGATSGYTGFQPAAAAGSTVWTLPATDGGNGQFLMTDGAGTLSWANSGSGSAVTLPVGSAAAPSLNFTGDTTTGLYQGGAGVVGISSAGSPAATFSSSGLTLAANKGLTLSSGTGTISQTYTGNGTAQSITANSLTNGSALAISSSSMTNGNLQSLTANALQSGNILSLSAVNGSQAGLSNAVGLNLNMNITSGSSSTAVGVKSVVALTGGSSTAWGGYFSASGASTNYGLIVAAGSTGISNTAPATPLEVATANIAARPASATATINSNVGGANGAGSYDTLVLSNGGTNPSTSIYGSALSFKAATYGGTSSLSTGRILSYFDTSGGSNPGYPGAILALQYPTADNTYGTGMVLRNGNVGIGTTSPGSTLDVSGTIRTDTICDRTGANCKTISGGWGAGAFPLSGTDGTVSAPTYSFANNTNTGMYNSAGVLSFTSKGTARLTLDSASNSIASGNWQFNGTPLSSSWTVISSGSAASPNIKFNGLGSGMFFTSGTEMLGFSTSATERMRIDASGNVGMGTTSPQGPLDVQGGTSSGAAAPITLVGQNANSGTSNSGGNIVLTAGNAAAAASNRAGGNVLITGGVGAYISGSPILSRGGGVTITGGTGASSGQGGAVSMLGGNGGATLGAGGSASVSGGTGSGTYQGGAVSITGGTGGATDANGGNATVNGGAPGGAGSYGNVLLANSGGNVGIGTSTPSYSLHVVGTAGLSSGTAWTNASDIRLKDIQGDYEYGLNEVLQLHTVRYNYKKDNPLGLPSDFSKTGFIAQEVQKVIPDAVSTRKDGYLELNVDPIHWAVVNAIKDLYKKWFDDSVAQNREIASLKAQKADKVELEALKQENAAKDKEINELKNRLERIEKALTQHSGQ; this is translated from the coding sequence TTGAATAATCTGGTATGCTTTTCAAAATTAAAATTGTTGATTCCCCGCTCGCTGCTAGCAGTGATGCTAGTCGTTGCACCACTGAATTTATTGGCGGCACCGGCTGCATTAACTTATCAAGGTCGAATTGTTAAAAGCGATGGCAACCCTCTGGAATACAGTGCAGTCGGCTTTATTTTTCAAGTCACAGATCCTACTGGTTCTTGCGTTATTTACCAGGAACAAGTCAGCGGCTACAACATGGTTAACTCCAATGGAATTTTTGATGTACCCATCGGAAAAGGAACCATCAGTTTCCCTTTAAGTGGAAGCTATACAATTTTGGATGCTTTTAATAATTCTGTCGTTCAAAGCTGTGGAAATTGCAGCGGCTATACTTGCTCCGTGAGTTCTTCGACTTACACTCCAGTCATGTCTGATGGACGTCTGCTTAGAGTTCAATTCTATGATGGCGTAGGTTGGAAAACTATTTCTCCAGACACTGCGATTCGATCTGTTCCTTTTGCGGCATACGCTCACGCGGCGGACAAATTGGGAACAAATACCGCTTCTGATTTTCTTCTCAAGGCCGGGCTCCCTACTTGCGCCGCGGGAACTTTCCTCACTTGGAATGGAACTGCTTTGACCTGCAGCCCTGCGGGAGCAGGTTCTGTAACAAGTCTTACGGGCAGCGCCCCACTCTCTGTTATTAATGGAACGACCACTCCGACGATCTCTATCGCAAAAGCCACTTCCACCACAGATGGATATCTATCCGCTGCGGACTGGAATGCCTTTAACAACAAACAGGCCACAGGAAATTATATCACTACGCTGACTGGGGACGTGACCGCTACAGGGCCTGGTTCCGCAGCTGCAAGCATCGCTAAAATCCAAGGCAGCACGGTGACGCTGACCTCTCCACAAACGGCAGACTACTTCCGCTATAATGGAACCGCATTTGTGAATTCACCTCTGCAAGCGAGTGATCTCACAGGAACTATTTCCGCAACAAATCTTCCCGCCTTTTCTGGTGATGTGAATTCTGCTGCGGGCTCGAGCATTTTAACCTTAAGTGCAACTGGAACTGCGGGCACTTACTATAAGGTAACAACGGACTCGAAGGGTCGTGTCACTTCTGGTGCAACTTCTCTTCTTGCTGCTGATATTCCAAACCTGGACTGGAATAAAATTACCACCGGAAAACCCACCACCTTGAGTGGATACGGAATCACCGATTCTTTGGTCAGCAACCTGGGGGGAACTCCGGGAATTCAAACAGGTTTAGACGCGAGCAAACCGGCCTCCCCTTCTACGGGAACTATCTACTTTGCGACAGACTCAAAAACGATCTATCAATATAACTCCAGTGCATGGGTGAATATCGCTTCATCGACAGGTTCTGGCGGGACGGTCTCCAGTGTGGGGCTTTCACTTCCTAGCATTTTCTCAGTGACGAATTCTCCTGTGACAAACACTGGCACTCTGACCGCCACACTCGCAACACAGTCAGCTTCAACAGTTCTTGCAGCGCCAGCTGCGGGTGGGACTCCCATATTTAGAACTTTAAATATTTCTGATATCAAATCGAAGGTTTCTGGGGACTTCTTCACGGCTTCTGGTGGATGTCCCTCTGGGCAGACTCTGACTTATACTTCTGCGAATGACACTTTAAGTTGCCAGGCTTACTCTTTGACCAATTCACAAGTGACGGCCGCTTTGGGGTATAGCCCAGCAACATCTGCACTCAACTCTGGTCAGATCTTCGTCGGCGATGCCACCAACACTGCAGCACCAGTTACCATGAATGGTGATGCGATACTCTCAAATGCAGGCGCTTTGACTCTGGCCTCGTCAGGTGTGACCGCAGGCACTTATAAATCTGTGACTGTGGATGCTAAAGGTCGCGTGACTTCGGGTGCAAATCCGACAACTCTGGCAGGTTATGGGATTACTGATGCCGTGAAAAATGCGGGTGGCGTTGGCAATATCTCTGCGGGTCTTGATGCTGTAAAGCCTGGTACTCCCGCTTCCGGGGACTTGTTCGTGGCGACAGATTCACAAAAAATTTATCGCTATAACGGAGCCTCTTGGGATCTTATCAGCTCTGCAGGTGGAAGTGGTGGCACGGTCACGTCAGTCGCCACGGGTACAGGCTTAAGCGGCGGCACGATCACTGGAACAGGTACGATTGCTGTCGCTGACACTGCTGTTGCTGCAGGATCTTATGGCTCTGCGACTCAGGTGCCAACATTCACGGTGAATGCTCAAGGTCAGTTGACTGCTGCCGGAAATACAGCCATTGCTCTTCCGTGGAGCGCCATTACCTCAGGGACTCCGACGACTCTTGCTGGTTATGGCATCACAGATTCTTTGGTTAGCAACTTGGGGGGAACTCCTGGTATTAAAACTGGAACAGATGCCACCAAACCGGCTTCTCCAGTAGCGGGAACTATTTATTTTGCAACAGATACAAAAACCATTTATCAGTACAATGCCGGTTCTTGGGTGAACATTGCTTCGTCCACAGGCTCTGGTGGTACAGTGTCCAGTGTGGGGCTTTCACTTCCTAGCATTTTCTCAGTGACGAATTCTCCCGTAACAAACACTGGCACTTTGACGGCCACACTTGCCACCCAATCGGCTTCAACGGTTCTTGCTGCTCCCGCTGCGGGCGGCACACCGACCTTTAGAACTTTAAATATTTCTGATATTCAATCGACGGTCGCTGGATCCTTTTTCACCGCTTCTGGTGGATGTCCTTCTGGGCAGACTCTGACATACACTTCTGCGACTGATACCTTAAGTTGTCAGGCTTACTCTTTAACCAGCTCACAAGTGACGACGGCTTTGGGTTATAATCCGGCAACATCTGCATTAAACTCTGGTCAGTTCTTCGTTGGTGATGCCACCAACACTGCTGCACCCGTCACTATGAGTGGTGATGCGATTCTTTCAAATGCAGGGGCTTTGACTCTGGCCTTTTCAGGTGTGACCGCGGGCACTTATAAATCTGTGACTGTAGATGCTAAAGGTCGCGTGACTTCGGGTGCAAATCCGACAACTCTGACTGGCTATGGCATTACGGATTCCTTGGTCAGCAACCTGGGTGGAACTCCTGGAATTCAAACAGGTTTAGATGCAAGTAAACCAGCTTCCCCTTCTGCTGGAACTATCTACTTTGCGACGGATTCAAAAACGATCTATCAATACAACTCTAGTGCCTGGGTGAATATTGCTTCGTCCACCGGCTCCGGCGGGACGGTTACGAATGTGTCTTCTGCAAACTCTGACATCGGTGTGGCAAGTGGCACAAGCACACCTGTTTTGACTTTGAACTCCGCAAGTGCAAATACAGCCAGCACGATTGTGAAGCGCGATGGCTCCGGAAACTTTGCGGCGGGTGCTGTGACTTTAAGTACGAGCGCGATCTTTAAAGATACCGGCGCAAATACAGTCACAATCCAAGCCCCAACAAGTATTGGAACAAGCTATGTGTTAAAACTCCCCGCGAACGTCGCTTCTGTCGCGGGCCAAGTTCTTACTGCTTCTGACACCTCGGGAACTCTGGCTTGGTCCACTCCCTCGACGCCATCATTGGCTGATGGGAAAATTTGGGTTGGTCAAACAGGAACTGCCACGGCAGTAACACCATCAGGAGACCTTTCCACCACGAACGCTGGAGTCTTCACCGTTGGGGGCATCAAAGGCAAAACTGTCAGTGCCGCGCCAACCATCGCAGGACAAGTTCTGCGCTATGATGGAACAAATTGGACTCCTAATTTTATTTCAATGTTGGATCTTCGCTCGACAATCACAGGCACGACGGCTTTGGCCAGTGCATGCACCGCCAGTCAAACTTTGACTTACAACTCTGTCGGCGACAACTTAACTTGTTCAAATATCGCCATTGCTGATTCACAAATCACTTATGGCTCCCAGGCCGCCAAAACTTTCCTGGCGGCGCCAACCGGGGCTGCGGGTGCGCCAACTTATCGTACTATTGCCAGCACAGACCTGCCGACTACGGGAGCCACAGGTCTTTATATGAATGGTGGTAACTCCTTCGGGGCCGCCGCCACTCTTGGAACAAATGATTCAAACACTTTGGGCTTTAAAACAAATAACTCCACGCGAATGACAATCGATACGTCAGGAAACGTGGGCGTCGGCACTGCGAGCCCGCAGAAATTTTTCGATGTGCGTGGCGACTCTATATTCTACTCTTCGAACACGCCTTACTCTGAAGGAACCAACTTGTTCTATACAAGCAATGCCGCCAATGGCGGTGGTTACAACTTGCATTTGGGTGCCGTTGGCGCAGCTCCCGCTGCAGGTACTTTGAAAGCGGCGATGAGAGTTCGCGGCACCAATGGAAACTTCTGGATCGACAACTACTACGGCAGTACCGACCATACACTTCTAGAAGGTGACAACACAAATAACAACTTGTGGTTGGTGCCATCCACCGGAAAAGTGGGAATTGGAACCACTTCACCCGGGGCTGCCTTGGATGTTAAGGGTGCCATTCGCATGTCTGGAGCAACCAGTGGTTACACTGGCTTTCAACCTGCAGCAGCAGCTGGCTCCACCGTGTGGACTTTACCCGCTACAGATGGAGGAAATGGACAATTCCTGATGACAGATGGTGCCGGCACTTTGTCTTGGGCAAATTCAGGCAGCGGTTCAGCTGTCACATTGCCTGTAGGATCTGCGGCCGCACCATCTTTGAATTTTACTGGTGATACGACAACGGGTCTCTATCAAGGTGGTGCGGGTGTAGTCGGCATCAGCTCTGCGGGATCTCCTGCTGCCACCTTCTCAAGCTCTGGCTTAACATTGGCTGCGAACAAAGGATTAACTCTTTCATCAGGGACGGGAACAATCTCTCAAACCTATACAGGCAACGGAACGGCACAATCCATCACGGCCAACTCTCTAACTAACGGTTCAGCATTGGCCATCTCATCATCATCCATGACGAACGGAAATCTTCAGTCATTAACTGCCAACGCTCTTCAGTCGGGCAACATTTTATCATTGAGTGCAGTCAATGGATCCCAAGCTGGCCTTTCAAATGCGGTGGGCCTGAATCTTAATATGAATATCACCTCAGGCTCTTCATCAACTGCAGTGGGAGTGAAATCGGTTGTCGCTCTGACAGGTGGATCGTCGACAGCTTGGGGTGGTTACTTCTCGGCCAGCGGCGCCAGCACTAACTACGGTCTTATTGTTGCCGCAGGAAGTACGGGTATCAGCAATACCGCTCCAGCCACTCCACTTGAAGTTGCGACGGCTAATATCGCCGCACGCCCGGCCTCTGCCACAGCGACCATCAACTCTAACGTCGGTGGCGCCAATGGAGCCGGAAGTTATGATACTTTGGTTTTATCAAATGGTGGCACGAATCCTTCCACGTCCATTTATGGTTCGGCCTTGAGCTTCAAAGCCGCAACCTATGGTGGGACAAGTTCACTTTCTACCGGCCGAATTCTTTCATATTTTGATACTTCAGGAGGATCGAACCCTGGTTATCCAGGTGCAATATTAGCTCTTCAATATCCCACGGCGGACAACACCTACGGCACAGGAATGGTTTTGCGAAATGGCAATGTGGGTATCGGGACAACCAGTCCTGGTTCTACCCTCGATGTTTCGGGTACGATTCGCACAGATACGATCTGTGACCGCACCGGCGCTAACTGTAAGACCATTTCTGGTGGCTGGGGAGCTGGAGCCTTCCCATTGTCCGGAACAGATGGAACAGTTTCAGCGCCAACCTATTCGTTTGCCAATAATACGAACACTGGCATGTATAACAGTGCGGGTGTACTAAGCTTCACCTCTAAGGGAACTGCACGTTTAACCCTTGATAGCGCAAGTAATAGTATTGCGAGCGGCAATTGGCAATTTAACGGGACTCCTTTGTCTTCTTCTTGGACAGTCATTTCCAGTGGTTCAGCGGCAAGCCCGAATATTAAATTTAATGGCCTCGGCAGTGGGATGTTCTTTACGTCTGGTACGGAGATGCTCGGCTTTTCAACTTCAGCTACCGAAAGAATGCGCATCGATGCTTCAGGAAATGTCGGCATGGGGACGACTTCTCCGCAAGGGCCACTGGATGTCCAAGGTGGAACGTCCTCCGGTGCAGCAGCGCCCATCACCTTGGTTGGACAGAATGCTAACAGCGGTACTTCAAACTCTGGTGGTAATATTGTTCTTACAGCCGGGAATGCTGCAGCGGCCGCCTCGAATAGGGCCGGTGGCAACGTCCTCATCACCGGTGGCGTTGGTGCTTATATTAGTGGTAGTCCGATTTTGTCGCGTGGTGGAGGAGTTACCATCACTGGTGGAACTGGAGCTTCTTCAGGCCAAGGTGGTGCGGTTTCGATGCTTGGTGGTAATGGTGGTGCAACCCTTGGTGCAGGCGGTAGCGCCAGCGTATCTGGTGGTACTGGAAGTGGCACTTATCAAGGAGGCGCTGTATCCATTACCGGTGGAACTGGAGGCGCTACAGACGCGAATGGTGGTAATGCGACCGTGAATGGGGGGGCTCCCGGTGGAGCTGGAAGTTACGGGAACGTCCTTTTGGCCAATTCGGGTGGCAACGTCGGGATTGGAACGTCAACTCCGTCATACAGCCTGCACGTGGTAGGTACAGCCGGTCTTAGCTCTGGTACCGCATGGACGAACGCCTCTGACATTCGCCTCAAGGATATTCAGGGAGATTACGAATACGGTCTTAACGAAGTCCTGCAACTTCACACAGTTCGCTATAACTACAAGAAGGACAATCCACTGGGTCTTCCTTCCGACTTTTCAAAAACAGGTTTTATAGCCCAAGAAGTTCAAAAAGTGATTCCGGATGCCGTGAGCACTCGTAAAGACGGCTATCTAGAACTCAATGTGGACCCCATTCACTGGGCTGTCGTGAACGCCATCAAAGACCTTTATAAAAAGTGGTTCGACGATAGCGTCGCCCAGAATCGTGAAATCGCCTCGCTAAAGGCTCAAAAGGCGGATAAAGTCGAATTGGAAGCCCTAAAACAAGAGAACGCCGCGAAAGATAAAGAGATCAATGAACTCAAAAATCGCCTTGAAAGAATCGAGAAAGCTCTAACCCAGCACTCGGGACAATAG
- the pip gene encoding prolyl aminopeptidase: protein MFPPIEPFRTGYLATTDGNEIYWEASGNPKGLPAIYIHGGPGGGIMTGYRRHFDPEKFCIVSFEQRGCGRSRPLATSSLEDLKTNTTQSLISDIELLRTHLNVDQWLLYGVSWGTTLALAYAQAHPDRVMGLILALICTTTHQEVEWITEDMRRIFPIEWERFAAMAEPEPGERIIDAYYRKITSPDLTMREAAAKAWCEWEDTHVSLDPRHTPFSKFQDPDFCMLFATLVIHYWKNGAFLGDQQILRNLKTIQHLPCVLIHGKLDVSSPLEIAWRLHKAWPGSELVILQNEGHGGSGMVEAVTKAVAKMESELVGKMSI from the coding sequence ATGTTCCCACCCATTGAGCCATTTAGAACTGGTTACCTGGCAACAACAGATGGAAATGAAATCTACTGGGAGGCCTCAGGCAATCCAAAAGGTTTGCCTGCTATCTATATACACGGCGGCCCCGGTGGAGGAATTATGACGGGATATCGTCGACATTTCGATCCCGAAAAGTTTTGTATCGTCTCGTTTGAACAAAGAGGATGCGGTCGAAGCAGACCTCTGGCTACCAGTAGCCTGGAAGATCTTAAAACGAATACCACTCAGAGTCTCATTTCAGATATCGAGTTACTAAGAACGCACCTGAATGTGGATCAGTGGCTTCTTTATGGTGTCTCTTGGGGAACAACTCTGGCGCTTGCCTATGCCCAAGCCCATCCTGACAGAGTTATGGGATTGATCTTGGCGTTAATTTGCACGACCACACATCAAGAGGTCGAATGGATTACAGAAGATATGCGACGTATCTTTCCTATCGAGTGGGAGCGGTTTGCTGCGATGGCAGAACCAGAGCCGGGCGAACGAATCATTGATGCCTATTATCGAAAGATCACAAGCCCTGATCTGACAATGCGAGAAGCGGCAGCTAAAGCCTGGTGCGAATGGGAGGACACTCACGTGTCTCTTGATCCTCGTCATACCCCTTTTAGTAAATTCCAAGATCCAGATTTTTGTATGTTATTTGCAACTCTGGTAATTCACTATTGGAAGAATGGGGCCTTCCTTGGTGACCAGCAGATTCTAAGGAATCTTAAAACCATTCAGCATCTTCCCTGCGTGTTGATTCACGGTAAACTTGATGTGAGTTCCCCGTTAGAAATTGCTTGGCGCCTTCATAAGGCTTGGCCGGGCAGTGAGCTGGTCATTCTTCAAAATGAGGGTCACGGAGGGAGCGGTATGGTTGAAGCGGTGACAAAGGCTGTAGCGAAAATGGAGAGTGAACTTGTGGGAAAGATGTCGATATGA
- a CDS encoding SH3 domain-containing protein has translation MIYEVVETYEVVYTSPIRLKVGEDVTITERETNPEWLGWVFCLDANGTSGWVSEKYLQINGNFGQVIKNYDATELGVEKGESVSLINEEFGWAWVKNSAGNEGWVPLKNLRAVSEQTKTSKRSRFSDKSLDVLVTMIFQGIKDVSTHIKMDEVGYIRIAATAHSSVKDFFLYGCTDEVMKVATAALRWSELLSESKEDLIQQDVTERVSRVVLEAIHDEMQMWNRKLTEILVDQILFKTTNDQEYYKLYFYCSSLETLRRVQKDFKEFYGFESGNVQHQIDYDISAIKSILSNIDIKRAWFLDKGFDPKKFDTNSKRILKSANARIKEAFALATPQQKLALGISYERGYSAPSRAIHASIGQFFGEVSSEKAKALFGKNIVTARHVILGCHNLLETQPKGLMGMMEKSEERDEAGDKVVKALSADYQLGDIVSAYGEICLVTDKRVSAFGYTSYEVEFLFKPMLPNLLKDYFPAQYIQMIAPRAKLIPTIQKIFSDMGLDPGKVTDDLVSQAIKQMCKDLGEELFLKSFRLKRVIRK, from the coding sequence ATGATCTATGAAGTCGTCGAAACTTACGAAGTCGTCTATACATCTCCAATTAGATTAAAGGTTGGAGAGGATGTAACAATCACCGAAAGAGAAACAAATCCGGAATGGCTGGGGTGGGTTTTCTGTTTGGATGCGAATGGGACAAGTGGATGGGTGTCTGAGAAGTATCTCCAAATTAATGGAAACTTCGGACAGGTTATAAAGAATTACGACGCGACTGAGTTGGGAGTTGAAAAGGGTGAATCAGTCAGTTTGATTAACGAAGAGTTTGGTTGGGCTTGGGTAAAAAATAGCGCCGGAAATGAAGGTTGGGTGCCTCTTAAAAATCTTCGCGCTGTAAGTGAACAGACGAAAACATCAAAGCGATCTCGATTTTCGGATAAATCCTTAGATGTGCTTGTTACGATGATTTTTCAGGGCATAAAGGATGTGTCTACTCATATCAAAATGGATGAGGTCGGATATATTCGAATAGCTGCTACCGCTCACAGTAGTGTTAAAGATTTCTTCTTGTATGGTTGTACTGATGAGGTCATGAAGGTTGCAACGGCCGCACTCCGCTGGAGCGAACTGTTATCTGAATCAAAAGAAGATCTAATTCAGCAGGATGTGACGGAGCGAGTGAGTCGCGTCGTTTTGGAAGCAATTCATGATGAAATGCAAATGTGGAACAGGAAGCTGACCGAGATTTTGGTGGATCAGATTCTTTTTAAGACAACTAACGATCAAGAGTACTATAAGCTCTATTTTTATTGTTCATCACTTGAGACTCTTCGCCGCGTGCAAAAAGATTTTAAGGAATTTTACGGCTTCGAAAGCGGGAACGTTCAGCACCAAATTGATTATGACATTTCGGCTATAAAAAGTATTTTATCCAATATAGATATAAAGCGCGCCTGGTTTCTTGATAAAGGTTTTGATCCAAAAAAATTTGATACTAACTCTAAGCGAATTTTAAAAAGTGCAAACGCTAGAATCAAAGAGGCATTTGCCCTAGCTACCCCGCAACAAAAATTGGCCTTAGGAATTAGCTATGAACGCGGGTACTCCGCTCCCAGCAGAGCGATCCACGCATCAATTGGTCAATTTTTTGGTGAAGTTAGTTCTGAAAAAGCAAAAGCGCTCTTCGGCAAAAATATTGTTACTGCCCGGCATGTGATCTTAGGTTGTCATAATCTATTGGAAACTCAGCCCAAAGGATTGATGGGCATGATGGAGAAATCCGAGGAGCGTGACGAAGCAGGTGATAAAGTCGTAAAGGCTTTGTCGGCTGACTATCAACTTGGCGATATTGTTTCTGCCTACGGTGAGATATGTTTGGTCACGGACAAGAGAGTGAGTGCCTTTGGTTACACTTCCTACGAAGTAGAGTTTTTATTTAAGCCAATGCTTCCTAATCTTTTGAAAGATTATTTTCCTGCACAATACATTCAGATGATCGCTCCTAGAGCGAAACTGATTCCGACTATACAAAAAATTTTTAGTGATATGGGATTGGATCCAGGAAAAGTGACTGATGATTTGGTTTCTCAGGCAATTAAACAGATGTGTAAGGATCTCGGTGAAGAGCTGTTCCTCAAGTCATTTCGTCTTAAAAGAGTCATTCGCAAATGA
- the spoVG gene encoding septation regulator SpoVG, with translation MKVTEVKVFPVNEDRLKAYVSITLDNCFVVRDLKVIQGTSGLFVAMPSKKRKDGQFRDIAHPLNQETRAMIEDLVFEAYEKELKSMGETLVSLKRQKAPGSDYGGNDDY, from the coding sequence ATGAAAGTCACCGAAGTAAAAGTTTTCCCGGTGAATGAAGACCGACTGAAAGCTTATGTGTCGATCACACTCGATAATTGTTTCGTGGTGCGCGACCTTAAGGTTATTCAAGGCACCAGCGGCTTGTTTGTGGCGATGCCCAGCAAGAAGCGCAAAGACGGTCAGTTTAGAGATATTGCGCATCCTCTGAACCAAGAAACTCGAGCGATGATCGAGGACCTTGTTTTTGAGGCTTATGAAAAAGAATTGAAATCCATGGGTGAAACTCTTGTTAGTTTGAAACGCCAGAAAGCTCCAGGCAGTGATTATGGTGGAAATGACGACTACTGA